The Triticum urartu cultivar G1812 chromosome 6, Tu2.1, whole genome shotgun sequence genome includes the window AGCCAGCGAGCTCAGGCAGCCATGGATCCATGGTGACGAACCTTCCTCTTCTCTCTGTAGCTGACCCACCCCGTCTATTCTCCCTCCCTCTCTGCCCCGCGTCTCCATGACTAGGTCGACGCCAGGGAAGAGCCACCAACAGCAACAACTAAGATATGGACATGTAGGCCACTGCCCTCTACAAGGAGGAAGACCACTGCTTCTCTGACTCTGCTTCTTCCTTGGTCGCCATGGAAGGTACTCCCATGTTATGCTCTGCGATGCTCCATGTTATGCTTGCTGCAACTTACTGGTGCACAATTCATTCAAGATAAAACTGCAGAAATCTCAAACTTTAGCATGGACTGAATAATACTGGTGAATAATGCAGTTAAGGATTTTGTTAGGATTGTTACTACTCCTAAGATCATTCATGGACTGAATAATTCAGTCAAATACAGCTAAGTTATCCAGTCAAATTCAGATGTCCCTTCAGTTTGCATCATTCATAGACTGAATAACTTTGGAGTAGCTTGCTTAAATGAATGCTTGAGCTGGAGTAGACTGATGCTGTTAATGAATGCTTGTTTATCTTACTGCAACTATTAATTTGCATATGAAAAGCTACTCCTCTTGTGCCCTCCATATTCTTTGAAACTACTGAAATGAATGAAGGCATATGAAGCTACTACTAATGGAGTATTGTTATATTGTTTGaagctactgctaatgaagtacTATTTTGAAGCAACTACATATTGTTTGAAACTATTAAGCTGGAGTACTGTTAATGATGCATATGAAGCTACTGCTAATGGAGTAACTTAAAAGCATGGAGTGATTTCTGTAGTTTTGTTAAAGCATGGAGTAGTTTCTCTAGTTTTGTTAAAGCCTGGATATTGAACTTTCCTTGTGGATGAAGAGCCCAGCGTCCATCCACATCCCCGGCGGAGCCACCTGCAGAGAACGGAGCAGTTGGTCTCCTACCGGCCAGGCCAGGCGTGGCAGTGCGGGTTAGTTGAAGGGTGGTGCGGGCGAGGGAGCTGGCGGCATAGGGCTCCGCACTCCTCCCGCCGAGCACCGAGAGGGCGGGAAGGAGGAGATGACGCGACGACGCGAGGGTgagcggtggcggcggctcgGCAGGGAGCGTGCGAGCACGGGTCGCAAAGGAGATcgaggagagggagaggaggagcTGGGGCGTCTGCAACCCAAACCGTCTCATCGATTGGGAGAGGTGCAGCAGAACGTGAAAAGACAAAAATGCCCTTGACAGGGCATGGAAATTACAGGCGGTGGCAGGAGATCTTTACGCTGGAGAGGGACTATTCATTGCAATAGTAACCAGTTTCGATCCGACCGCTGTGATTTTCCAGGAGCGAGATCGGACGGACATAATCGCGTCAAAGAAATGATCCGAAGGCCGAGAGTCGCTAAACCCTGAGAGAGCTCAGGGGCCGCCTTGGTTCTTATTTCTGGATATTTTTTGATAAATGATTGCATCTCATTTGTCCTCTACACACGTAGGGCTATACAGATGACATCTCATTTGTCCTCTACACTTGCATGATTGCATTACATTTGCATATTTTGTCATAAGCTTGACCCACCTACCGATGtgcgtacgtacgtacgtacttTGAGCTCATCCAGTGACGGAGCTAGATGCAGATTACGCCTAGAGCTGTACTATGTTAAGTGATAAACTTTTATGATTTTatatgctttgcatgaagaaattATAAAGGAAGTTGTTTCTAGGCTGGGGCTATAGCCCCAACCTCCCAGCAGCAGCTCGTCGCCCACCGTTGGGTTGTCCCTGTCTGAGATGGACAGGCTTGTTGCCGCATGTCTACTTGCACGTAGTCCGGTCAAAAACTAATCTTGGTAGGCACGTAGTCCGGTCAAAAACTAATCTTGGTAGGCACGTAGTCCGGTCAAAAACTAATCTTGGTAGTGTCAGTTGCTTCCACGCAGGCGCAGCGGCTAGCTACGCACATGCATGACGCATACAAATGCACAtcatgaacacacacacacacacacacacacatatatatatatatatatatatatatatatagttctTCGCAAACGGCATCTCTAAGGCCGTGCCCCAAATTGGACCTATTATTTGACGCGTCTGTAGACACGAATAAGAAAGCCGGAGATCCAGCCGTATGCTCGAAATGTTGGTGCACATTTTAAACTTAAATCCAACAAACCGGGTGAATTTGATGCAAACACAACCATTTTCATGCAAACCAACCAGGCCTAATTCATGCCAAGTTCGACATACTGCAATTAAATTGGACAAGTTCAATTAAAATTGAAATAaacctagagaaaaactatgcgAGATATTGGACCGTAACATCGTACACAACCTCCTGGGGACCTTATTAACACCTAACCATGTAGCATGCCAAAAAAGTTCAGGACATTTACGCGTTGATCTCCAATTATTCCAAGGGTCACTACATTCCAGATATAATACGCCAGCAAGAACTACCGAGGCAACTTCATGATGATTGGCGAGGAGCCCCATGTACAAGAATATTAAGGTAGAGCCTACACGGGTGAGATACAggaatccccccccccccccccccccccccccaaaggGAGCCGAACCCCGATTAACAAGGATGCGCCACTCCAACCTCAACAATGGACTACCATCCTTCTCCACACGACCCTAGTAACACAATGCAGATTTCATGTGGTACCTACCCACACTACATTAGAACATCTCGAATTACCAAAGCACAGCGGAAAATTACTCTATAATTCTAAGGAAGTTTCTTTTGCGTATTTATGAGTCAGGGGCACACACTAGCCCTAAGGCGATTGGGTAGCGTATGTGGGTAATGTCGGCCTCCTAGCTTCGTCTTTTGGCGCACACCCTCTTTTGATTGAAAAACAATTTCTGATTTGTTTGAGATGTTTTTTTTACTTTTGGAAACTATCTATTTTTCCTAAACCAAAGACAAGAAAACATCAACCAGCTCTCTAGCGCATTGTTTGAATGTTATTCCAATTTTATTAAAAAATGTATATTCAATAAATTTATGTCATGACAGCTTAAAGACTTACAGGTATTTTGGGACGTATTTCAGTTTGCTAGTCTGTTTAAAGAAAATAGGCTATCAGATTTTTTAAAGATCAAAATTGTATTATTGAAAAAATGTGTTCGCCAttttttaaacatgcatgaataTTTAATATGTTTGTGAATTCCAAAAAATCCATAAATTTTAAATATTCATGAGAACTTTAAGAATGTCCCATGGTTTTAAGTATTCACAAACTTCTAAAAAAAGCATAGGTTTTAAAATAATCATCATTTCTAAAAAATTGCAGATAGtaaaaaatattcatgttttAGAAATTAAAAAATGAAAAGGAAAGCTAAAAACTAAAATAAATGAAAAAGTAAATCGAAATTAAGGGACAATTTATAAAATGAATAAAATGAAATgataaaataaaactataaaaaataaaaaagtcGGAACAAAATGGCGAAACCGGTAGAGACGATCGTTCGTGGCCTTGAGTTACCCGAGTCGAGCCGGCCCATGTGCGCTTGCTCAGGCGCGTCATAGCATCAACCCTTTGCTACAGGTGACCAATAGGGAAACTCCGATCCTCTCTCCCATAGCCCTATTCTCCGCAGCCGGCGCAGGATACCTACCTCTTCTCCTCCCTGTCCCTCCAGCAATAgcggccaccgccgccgccgtcgtaTCCTCTCTCCCCGGCCAGATCCAGCCGCCACCTCCTCTCCCCACCCTCGCCCCACCAGCGCACAGGATTCCAGGCTCAACACCAATGGGCTCTCCAGTGCATTGTTTATATGTTATTCCAAAAAAAAATAagacaatgtatatccaataaaGTTATGTCGTGACAACTTAAAAATTTATAGATGTGTTTTAGGACGTATTTCGGTTTGCTAGTCTGGTTAAAGAAAATAGGCTATCTGATTTTTGAAAGATCTAAACTGTATTATTGAAAAAAAAGTTCACCAGTTTTTTAAACATTCATGAATGTTGAATATGTTGTCTAATTCCAAATAGTACATAAATTTTAAATATTATGAGAACTTTCAACAATTGTCCGTGTTTTTAAGTATTCACTAACTTCTAAACTTGTTTTATAGAaattaaaaaaaggaaaaaggaaagaaaaaataGAAATAAAACGAAAAACGTAAAAAGAAATTAAGGAATAATTTATAAGATGATAGAAAAATAAATGCAAAGTAAAACtataaaaaataaaagaagacagaAAAAAATGATGAAAACTGGTAGAGAAGACCCGAAGACGATGAGAGAATGCAAACAAAACCGCTCGTGGGCTTGAGCTACCCAAGTCAGGCCGGCCCATGTGCCCGCACTCAGGCGCGTCGTAGCGTCAACCCTTTGCTACAGGCGACCAATAGGGAAACTCCGCTCCTCTCTCCCATAGCCCTATTCTCCGCAGCCGGCGCAGGATACctacctctcctcctccccgtCACTCCAGCAacggcggccgccgccgccgccaccaccaccatcgTATCCACCCTCGCCGGCCAGATCCAGCCGTCACCTCCCCTCCCCACCCTCGCCCCACCACCCGCACGGGATCCAGGCCCAAACCCCTcgcccctcctctcctctccccATTCGAATCCGGATCTAGACTCACACTCCACCTCCGCCGGAGCGCGCTCGCGGCGACGGACACCGGCGATGGAGGAGTATCTAGCTGCCTACACGGTAATGCCTCCCAAAACCCACCATACATGTTCCGCCGCGCAGGGTTTATGCCTGACAAATTTCTTCGTTTCAGGCGAAAGAAGATCCCGTAACTCCGGCGCAGCCGGCTGTTCAGATGGCCAGTGCGCTGCCGGCGCGGGCAGCAGGCGGTCACGCGCAGCAGGCGCCAGCAGCTGCTGCTGCTCCTCCGACCAGTTCCAGAGTGGTAAGATTACTGGAAAGAAGCCTTCGTTGAGGAGAGACTTGGCATTATGTGTGTGTGGTGTGTAGATCCTGAGTGAAAACCGCACTCTTTGGAACTGCTGCAGGTTGCGAAATCGACCAACAACAGTTCGGCGAAAACCCCCGGGAGCTCCGCGAACAAGAGAGTGATATACATTGTGGCTGGGGATGATGGCTCCCATGTGCCGATCCTGCGCAAAGTGCAGGTGTATGGAGAAGAGGTACCTGAGCACATCACAGTTTTTGTCCCTTCATCTGTGCATCTATCAGTAGATAACATTTAAGAAAACAAGCAGACACATTGGATTACTGTGTCTCACACATATCTGTTATTGTCACAGGCTAGTAAGGGATATGAGAAGACGCCAGCACCTGCGTGCAACGTCGTTAAGGTACTTGGAGTCACTACTTCACCTTCCCTTCTTAGAAATTACTTAATGTCTGGTGTTAACTTGGAATGAAATGACAGCAAGCTCGTCTGGATGCTGGCAAACAACCGGTGAGACAACCAAGGATACAACTGCTCAGCCACAACCGTGAGGTATGGAAGCCAAACAAAATATATCAAGTACTGGCATTTTGGACATTTCAATATACTCAGGGGATAATATAAACTATGCGCTTGCCTGCAGGAACGATCAGCAGAGCTCATGGATGACGATGAAGAAGCGGCAATCGCATTGTCTGTTAAAGTGGAGAGAAACGCCAGCTATGTGGACCGTTCGCTGCAGCTGGTGACTGCTGAAGAACATGATGTTATGGAAATCGATGACATATCTAGCGACGATACAGGCAGTCAAAGTGATTCAGACAGCAGCTCTGGTAGTGAGTCAGAAAAGGAGGAAGGGAGGTTCTTCTATCCTGCCCCTGAGGCACTGGGCACTGTTAAAGCACCGCAAGTTGGAATGAAATTCCCAACCCTCGAAGATGCACACGAGTACTACAACACTTATGCTCTCCAGACTGGTTTCGTGGTGGTCAGGGGAAGAAACTACAAGAGACAGAGGTTTCAGCTAGACTGCAACAGGAATCGCAAGGTAAAGCTAGTTGAGGACCTGAACCtaaagaggaagaggaagaagaatgTCATAGAGAAGACAAATTGCCAGGCAAAGATCATCGTGAAGCTTATCAAGGGAGAGTGGGTGATCGCAGCAGTTCAGAATGAACATAACCATCCGTTATCTCCAAGCCGTTCGTTCACAAGATTCTTAACGAGCCAAAAACACATGTCACCTGAAGAGAGGTCATTCTCAAGAGTTCTTCAGCAAAGCAGGGTGCCTCCCGGAGAAATTCTCAAGATTTTAAGAAGAATGAGTGGCTTTTTTCGGGAATTGCCATCAAAGGAAAAACAAGCACTGATCTTGCAGTCTGCCGAACAATGGAGGAAAGCAAACTTAGATGTTGAAAAGACACTGAACCATTTCGAGCAACTGCAGCTCCAGGACCCATGTTTTTTCTATACCGTGCAAAAGGATGAAGATGGCACGCTTAGGAGCATTTTCTGGACTGATGCAAGGTCAAGGATGGATTATGAAATCTTTGGTGATTTCGTATCGTTTGACACCACCTTCAGCACAAATAGACACAACATGCCTTTCGTTCCTATCACTGGGATGAATAGCCGTGGGAGAACAATCGTGTTAGGGTGTGCCTTGCTGCAAGATCGAAAAGCTGAAACCTACAAATGGATGCTCGAAACGTTTCTGCAGGAGATGGGAGGAGGTCAAATACCAAGATCAGTCATAACAAGCCAGGACGAAGCCATGGCGAAGGCAATAGCCGAGGTCATGCCACAAGCAAGGCACAGGTTCTGCAGATGGAACGGGAAAGCCCAGGAAAAGATGGCGGCCTTTGTGGCAGCAAGAGGCAACATGAAAGCAGAGCTGGACATCTTAGTTGACAGTTCACTGACAGAGACGGAGTTCGAACAAGGATGGAGTGCACTCATTCAGAGACATGATGCAAGTGAAAACGAGTACCTACAGTTGCTGTGGGAGATGAGGAAGACCTGGGCTCCTGTTTATTTCATGCAGGATTTCTTCCCTTTTGTCGTTTCAGCCAGAGGCAGCCAGGGGGCATTCTCACTGTTCAAAGAGAATGTGCTTCCCAAGGACAAGATAGAGAATCTGATTGAAAAGTACGAGGAGATGCAGGATAAGATCAAGAAAACGGACGAGGAAGATGTACTGGAAGCGGCGACCGAGCCTTCATGCTTCTCACTGCAGCCAATAGAAAGGCACGCATCACGTGTCTACACAAGGCAGATCTTCCTGAAAGTCCAGAAGGAGCTCCTCCACTCCACAGCATTCAAAGTGCAGGAGATAGAAAGAGGCACCCTGTACAGGCTGGACAAGGCCTACAGCTACGAGAACCCGGAGTACGACCGGGACTCCTTCGAGGTGTCAATCGAGCCCGGCCTCACCGACACGTACACGTGCCAGTGCGCCAAGTTCGCCAGGGACGGGATCCTCTGCTGCCACGTGTTCAGGCTCTTCACGCAGTTTGGCATCGACGAGATACCGGAGAAATACATCGTGGCCCGGTGGACCGACGGTTTCAGGgaggagcagctggagcggcgtgAGGAGGGGCGGTTGGTGGTGGCGGCGCAACGCGAGGAGGATGCGGCGAGGTATGCGGCACTGATGAGCAAGGCGGCTGGGATCGGGAGGGAGATCTGCGGCGATGGTGCCAAGTGCGACGAGTTCATGCTGGAGCTGGACAGGATCCGGGAGAAAATGGCGACGATGGCGATGGCGAATGATCACGTTTAGACGGTAAGTGCTGAGCTTGGGCTACAGTGGACGTGTTCAGCAGCAGAAGTCTCTAGGTACTCGGGTTGGGGAGTTGATCTTGCTCGTGTGCACAATGTAGAGTAGCTGGTAAGGCTTGTTTTTCCTGTGTAACTTGAGAGACGAGTGCTACGTAGTCTATTGTTGCATTCATGATTCATGCATTGTTAACTGTCAAGGATTTGCCGTCGTGATTCTGCTATGTTAGTAGTACCTGCATGCAGTTCATGAGATGTACTCTGGTTGTGCTAAAATGTATCCATGCATTAACTTGTTACAGATTCGCCGTCGTGATTCTGTTATGTTAGTAGTACCTGCATGCAGTTCATGTGGTGTATTCTTGTTGTGCTAATATATGCTGCCTGAAACTGTTGGGTAAAACCAAGTGCATCTTATTTTTACCTGCTGTGTGTTTGAACTGCACTCTGATGTTGACGGGCAGACGTTTGCAGTCGCGCGTTTGTCGTAGATTGCGCTCTACTTGTTGAGCGTTTCGCACTAACACTGATGAACAGTTTTGGTCAACCGTGCGTGCATTCCTTTCCTCCCCGGCGTTTACAGAAACAAAACCTGTAGCACCGCCACTCGTAGTTTCATTCTAAAGCTAAAATATTTTCTAGTCAATATTACCTTATTTTACTGGAATTCGGTCCTACTGTTTTTCATACTGTTATTTTACTAGTGTGTTGTTGCGTTGCAATTTGCaaatgatgatgacgatgaaaTCCAGGCCTGTTTCTCAGAACATCATCATATTTTGCCCCATAGCTCTCGCCCCTCTCGCCCAGCAATGCCTGAGAACTGATGCTATCAGAGCTCAGAGGTAGCTTTCGCCCACCAGCACATGCATGGGCCTAGGCTACAAAGGTACGGCCTTGCTTGCGTGCACGTAGGCCTCGGTTAGAGCATCTATAGCAGATCCCTCAAATGTCTCTAACCCGAAATAGCCTGATATGCAGGCTTGGGCATTTTTTTGGGCTGAATAGGCCTCGCATACCCATCTAGCCCGGAAATGTTTTTCAAGGCCCCTTGAGATCCCCTCTCTGGTGCTATATCAAAGATACCGGAGGGCATTTAGGGTTAGCACCCCCATCCCCTCCGCCGCATTTCATCTCCTCTGCCGCTTTGGTTGTTCCACTCTTGCAAGCAACTAGAGCGAAATGGAGGGTGGTTTCGGCGGCCTCGGCGGCCACCTCCTTCGGGCAGTCCAGGTGGAGCTGTCGTTGGTTGTGCACCTCCTTCGGCCAACGCTGGCTTCTGCGATGCAGCAGGGTACAAGGAGGCGTGTGTTACATGTCCGGCGCCTGGCCACATTGAAATAGCGGACGGATGCAAGGCACCAACCGGTGAGGTGTTTAATGTCGGTCGGCACAGGAACGAACATGTCGCGCTCGAGGCGTCGGAGTAGGTTCCTTGGGACACGCTGGTTTAATGGAGGTAGGCGGGCGGCACTCTTTGCCGGCGCGCCACTTCAATACCGGTGCCGCTTGGGTTGTAGGCGATTGTTGGAGGTGCCCTTAGATGTCACTTCACATCAGACAACAACACGTACAGAAATTTCGATGGCATTCTTGCTTCTATCATTTTCCTTTGTATATATCTCAATAGCTAGTAATAATCGTGCGACCACCAACAATGCTGAGGTCTAGCTGACAAAGACGAGCGCTCCGGATTTAGCTCACGTTGAGAAACTAAATCAGTTCAGCTACAATATCACTGACATTGCTCTCTGCGGGCCATCCGATTTGAGGCAAACGGTTCAGATTAGGCGGTACAGTAAATATTTACAGGAGAAAACGGTTCACAGAGGCAAAATGAGGCAAACGGTTCAGATTAGAAGCTAAATCTAGGCTGTTTGTTTTTTATCTGACGGTTCACATAGGCAAAATGAGGTGACTGTTGTGCAAATTCAGCCAGTCTGAACTCAAAAAAGAGATGATGGAGTATTCTTGGCATGAATCAAATTGCACCTTGACGTTTACAAATAGGAGTCTTGAATAGCAAAACAAGTTCTCACACACGTTTACAAATCGAAAACAGGCCAATTGTTTCCCCGTGTGACGGCATAAATTTGCAGGCAGGCTGTTGTAAGGACTTCTCTTCTTGTTTCTTCTGTAAAATCATCTTCCTTACTGTACTAATTTATTCGTAGCAACAAGCCAACCTATTGAGGGTTTCTTGCATTGGATCCACTGCGGCTTTGGATCCAATTCTGAAGCCAAGGCAGGACCATGTAAACAATGTTGAGTAGAAACACAGTAATGGGGTAAATCAGTCGAAAAGGTGATCCGTCCCACGTTCCGGAGATATAGCTACACCCCAAGCTCATAAAACGAGTAACTACCACGCCTTTGAAAATATTACTCTTCAAGTAAGTGGGCTGTAGGTTATTTATGTTTCTGGCGAGCATTCCAATGATCATCAAGGATGTGAAGAAAGCGGTCGTGTTGCTGTAGTAAAAGTTCAAGTACCTCCTGTAAGATTTGCTGCGCATAACTGACATACCAGCGACGTACCCGTTGGATTTGTCGTCGGCGGCCCAGAAACCACCGGGTGGGGTGAGCCCTGCGGTGAAGGTGACGGTGGCGACCAGTGACATCAGGAGCATCAACCAGGAACAGAAAGCTTCGTGCTTCTTTTCAGCAGACTCTTCGTTGCTGCGATTGGCAGGTACCAGACTCTGAAGGCCATCCACGGCTACCGCTGCCAGTCGGCCATTGCTGGAGGGGACAAACAGCACCGGCATGCCATTGGCTCCTTTTATCaccttgagcaactcatcaatcGACATGTGTGGACTATGGTCAATAGTGATCTCTTGCTACTGAGGCTGCGGAGAATGTACAAGCTGTAAGCCTTCCCCTGACGGTATTGCCATCCTGTTAGCTTCTTCCGGCAGCGATGAGTCTCCAAGCAGCACTTTTTCTCCTATCGATATTGCCACTCTGTCAGCTTCTTCTAGCAGGGATGAACCTCCAAGCCTTCTCCTAAGTCCTAACGGTGTTGCCACGGTGTCAGCTTCTTCCGCCGTATTCTCTGCAGGGTCCATAAGGCCATAACAAACATCAGTTTGGTCAGGGACTCTGGTTTCTTCTGTAAAATGCACAATTACAGTGATGCTTCCACACACAAAAAAAATATCAATTAGCCCACTTGGTGTTTAATTGTAAGATGTAGATTCACGTTTTTATATTTTCCTATCCTAATGAAACAATGAGGGCCTGTAGATGGCACCTGCAAATAGAAAACCTACCCTGTTTTTTAGCATTTCTGTATTTTTTTAGGCAAGACGCCCGAGGCATCTCAACGATTAAAGTAAAATAAAAAGAAGGGGGCACAACACCAGCTTATATAGGAAGCCTTGCTGCTTTCATTCAGTATAAGTGTATCCGAAACCGACTAAACAATGTATGGAAACTAGCACATTGATTCGATTTTGTATCATGCATGTGGAGGAAAATGAAAATGAGAACATATCACCAACGAATGGTATTTACCACGGTTAGCATTGATCTCTTGCTGCTGAGACTGCAACGAATCTCCAAGCAGTATGCCTTCTCCTGACGGTATTGCTCTGCTGTCAGCTTCTTTCAGCAGCGATGAATCTCCATGCAGCACCTCTTCTCCAATATATATTGCTCTGCTGTCAGCTTCTTTCGGCAGCGATGAATCTCCATGCAGAACCTCTTCTCCAATAGATATTGCCACGATGTCAGCTTCTTCCAACATACTCTCTGCAAGATCCATAAGGCCACAATAAACATCATTTTGATCAGACTCTGGTTTCTTGTGTAAAACACGCGTTACAGTGACACATTCATAACcagaggc containing:
- the LOC125515546 gene encoding protein FAR1-RELATED SEQUENCE 5-like produces the protein MEEYLAAYTAKEDPVTPAQPAVQMASALPARAAGGHAQQAPAAAAAPPTSSRVVAKSTNNSSAKTPGSSANKRVIYIVAGDDGSHVPILRKVQVYGEEASKGYEKTPAPACNVVKQARLDAGKQPVRQPRIQLLSHNREERSAELMDDDEEAAIALSVKVERNASYVDRSLQLVTAEEHDVMEIDDISSDDTGSQSDSDSSSGSESEKEEGRFFYPAPEALGTVKAPQVGMKFPTLEDAHEYYNTYALQTGFVVVRGRNYKRQRFQLDCNRNRKVKLVEDLNLKRKRKKNVIEKTNCQAKIIVKLIKGEWVIAAVQNEHNHPLSPSRSFTRFLTSQKHMSPEERSFSRVLQQSRVPPGEILKILRRMSGFFRELPSKEKQALILQSAEQWRKANLDVEKTLNHFEQLQLQDPCFFYTVQKDEDGTLRSIFWTDARSRMDYEIFGDFVSFDTTFSTNRHNMPFVPITGMNSRGRTIVLGCALLQDRKAETYKWMLETFLQEMGGGQIPRSVITSQDEAMAKAIAEVMPQARHRFCRWNGKAQEKMAAFVAARGNMKAELDILVDSSLTETEFEQGWSALIQRHDASENEYLQLLWEMRKTWAPVYFMQDFFPFVVSARGSQGAFSLFKENVLPKDKIENLIEKYEEMQDKIKKTDEEDVLEAATEPSCFSLQPIERHASRVYTRQIFLKVQKELLHSTAFKVQEIERGTLYRLDKAYSYENPEYDRDSFEVSIEPGLTDTYTCQCAKFARDGILCCHVFRLFTQFGIDEIPEKYIVARWTDGFREEQLERREEGRLVVAAQREEDAARYAALMSKAAGIGREICGDGAKCDEFMLELDRIREKMATMAMANDHV
- the LOC125513102 gene encoding uncharacterized protein LOC125513102 translates to MSEQAHSAAIAIEEDILLGDSSLLEEAERGAMPSGEGVLLGDSSQSQLQEISVNHESMLEEADIVAISIGEEVLHGDSSLPKEADSRAIYIGEEVLHGDSSLLKEADSRAIPSGEGILLGDSLQSQQQEINANRENTAEEADTVATPLGLRRRLGGSSLLEEADRVAISIGEKVLLGDSSLPEEANRMAIPSGEGLQLVHSPQPQ